One Triticum dicoccoides isolate Atlit2015 ecotype Zavitan chromosome 5B, WEW_v2.0, whole genome shotgun sequence genomic window carries:
- the LOC119309048 gene encoding 7-deoxyloganetin glucosyltransferase-like, protein MTTRVLRRGNTVDGDMRAAMAVRLRLSAATSQRSADPLKELLLRLNGTPGVPPVTCMLPTVLMSFALDVARELGVPSMVLWTCSAASLMAHMRLRELTERGYVPLKDESCLTNGHLSRTVIDWIPGIPWISLGDTSSFVCTTDPDDFGLCFNTVEANGCTKAGALILNTFDDLEADVLAALRAEYPRIYTVGPLGPLLNHHLRPRDDDASGSASGLGLWKQDSECLAWLDTQQPGSIVYANFGSLTVLSTDQLVEFAWGLAASGQPFLWSIWDNLFPGDGAGAGLSSLPAEFVAATAGRCFLTTWCPQDQVLGHPAVGCFLTHNGWNSTCESVATGVPMVCWPGFVDQYTNCKYACEVWGVGVRLDDEVRREQVASHVRHAMKAEDMRGSTAGWKVNAEEAAAPGGVSWENLRSMVKELGSVNAEA, encoded by the exons ATGACGACGCGTGTGCTCCGGCGAGGCAACACGGTGGACGGCGACATGAGGGCAGCCATGGCGGTGCGGCTCCG GCTGTCTGCCGCCACGAGCCAGCGGTCCGCGGATCCGCTGAAGGAGCTCCTCCTGCGGCTCAACGGCACCCCAGGCGTGCCACCGGTGACCTGCATGCTGCCGACGGTGTTGATGAGCTTCGCGCTGGACGTGGCGCGGGAGCTGGGCGTGCCGAGCATGGTGCTCTGGACTTGTAGCGCTGCATCGCTGATGGCCCACATGCGGCTCCGGGAGCTAACGGAAAGAGGCTACGTGCCACTCAAAG ACGAGAGCTGCTTGACAAACGGACACCTGAGTAGAACGGTCATCGACTGGATCCCGGGCATACCGTGGATCAGCCTCGGAGACACCTCCAGCTTCGTCTGCACGACCGACCCGGACGATTTTGGCCTCTGTTTCAACACGGTGGAGGCCAACGGCTGCACCAAGGCCGGCGCGCTCATCCTCAACACCTTCGACGACCTAGAAGCCGACGTCCTCGCTGCTCTCCGCGCCGAATACCCGCGCATCTACACTGTCGGTCCCCTAGGCCCCCTCCTCAACCACCACCTAAGGCCAAGGGACGACGACGCCTCCGGCTCCGCCAGCGGCCTGGGCCTGTGGAAGCAGGACAGCGAGTGCCTCGCGTGGTTGGACACGCAACAACCGGGCTCCATCGTGTACGCCAACTTTGGCAGCCTTACGGTCCTCTCCACCGACCAGCTCGTCGAGTTCGCGTGGGGCCTCGCCGCCAGCGGCCAACCGTTTCTCTGGTCCATCTGGGACAACCTCTTCCCCGGCGATGGCGCCGGCGCTGGCTTGAGCTCACTGCCGGCGGAGTTCGTCGCGGCGACTGCAGGGCGGTGCTTCCTGACCACGTGGTGCCCGCAGGATCAGGTGCTAGGGCACCCGGCCGTGGGGTGCTTCCTGACGCATAACGGGTGGAACTCGACCTGCGAGAGCGTGGCTACCGGAGTGCCGATGGTGTGCTGGCCGGGGTTCGTCGACCAGTACACCAACTGCAAGTACGCCTGCGAGGTGTGGGGTGTGGGCGTCCGGCTTGACGACGAGGTGAGGAGGGAGCAGGTGGCGAGCCACGTCAGGCATGCGATGAAGGCGGAGGACATGCGGGGGAGCACGGCTGGGTGGAAGGTCAACGCGGAGGAGGCCGCGGCGCCCGGCGGGGTGTCCTGGGAAAACTTGCGGAGCATGGTCAAAGAGCTCGGCTCTGTCAATGCTGAAGCTTGA